One Kineococcus radiotolerans SRS30216 = ATCC BAA-149 DNA window includes the following coding sequences:
- the chrA gene encoding chromate efflux transporter, with translation MSPARRAARTPRDGSVAEVFSAFLVLGLTSFGGPVAHLGYFREAFVVRRRWLGERAYADLVALCQFLPGPASSQVGMALGLRRAGPLGLLAAWTAFTLPSALLLVAFALGTRAAGVDPGAGWLRGLTAAAVAVVAHAVLGMARTLTPDRARATVAVLALVVAVLVPTAAGQVAAIAIGVVLGLTLLRHPVGETDPADSPSPVRRRTGAALLAAFAALLLLLPVLAAATGDAALGLVSSSYRTGSLVFGGGHVVLPLLEADTVQRGLVGEDAFLAGYGAAQAVPGPLFTFAAYLGAVRTAAPTGLAGAGLALVSIFLPSALLVGGTLPFWERLRRSPRAQRALAGAGAAVVGVLGAALHDPVLTHGVTSPATLAVAAVAFVALSSWRTPPWAVVAGAGLAGALVL, from the coding sequence GTGAGCCCCGCGCGCCGCGCCGCGCGCACCCCGCGGGACGGCTCGGTCGCAGAGGTCTTCTCCGCGTTCCTCGTGCTGGGCCTGACGTCGTTCGGGGGGCCCGTCGCGCACCTGGGGTACTTCCGCGAGGCCTTCGTGGTCCGGCGCCGCTGGCTCGGCGAACGCGCCTACGCCGACCTGGTGGCGCTGTGCCAGTTCCTGCCCGGCCCGGCGTCCAGCCAGGTGGGGATGGCCCTCGGCCTGCGGCGGGCCGGCCCCCTGGGCCTGCTGGCCGCCTGGACCGCCTTCACCCTGCCCTCGGCGCTGCTGCTCGTGGCGTTCGCCCTGGGGACCCGCGCGGCCGGGGTCGACCCCGGCGCGGGCTGGCTGCGGGGCCTGACCGCCGCGGCCGTGGCCGTGGTGGCCCACGCCGTGCTCGGCATGGCCCGCACCCTGACCCCGGACCGGGCGCGCGCCACCGTCGCCGTCCTGGCCCTCGTCGTCGCCGTGCTCGTCCCCACCGCGGCCGGGCAGGTGGCCGCCATCGCGATCGGCGTCGTCCTCGGGCTGACCCTGCTGCGCCACCCGGTGGGCGAGACCGACCCGGCGGACTCCCCCTCCCCCGTCCGGCGGCGGACGGGTGCGGCCCTGCTCGCCGCGTTCGCGGCGCTGCTCCTCCTGCTGCCGGTCCTCGCGGCGGCGACCGGCGACGCGGCCCTGGGCCTGGTGAGCAGCTCCTACCGCACCGGGTCCCTCGTCTTCGGCGGCGGCCACGTCGTCCTGCCGCTGCTGGAGGCCGACACCGTCCAGCGCGGCCTGGTCGGCGAGGACGCCTTCCTCGCCGGCTACGGCGCCGCGCAGGCCGTCCCGGGGCCGCTGTTCACCTTCGCCGCCTACCTGGGGGCCGTCCGCACGGCCGCCCCGACCGGCCTGGCCGGCGCGGGCCTGGCGCTGGTCTCGATCTTCCTGCCCTCGGCGCTGCTGGTCGGGGGGACGCTGCCGTTCTGGGAACGGCTGCGCCGCTCCCCCCGCGCCCAGCGCGCCCTGGCCGGGGCGGGCGCCGCGGTCGTCGGCGTGCTGGGCGCCGCCCTGCACGACCCGGTGCTCACCCACGGCGTCACCTCGCCCGCCACCCTGGCCGTCGCGGCCGTCGCCTTCGTGGCCCTCTCCTCGTGGCGGACGCCCCCCTGGGCGGTGGTGGCGGGAGCGGGCCTGGCCGGGGCCCTCGTCCTGTGA
- a CDS encoding NADPH-dependent F420 reductase: MTTIGIIGSGNIGSVLSRLAVDAGYDVVIANSRGPQSLTDLVDRLGPRARAGTATEAATAGDLVVVTVPLGRVEDLPAEPLAGKVVIDTCNYYPERDGDIAALDSHELTTSEFVQRHFAGARVVKAFNNIFAQNLADLPRPAGAPDRTTLTIAGDDEAAERTVAEFIDAIGYDTFDTGSLAESWRFQRDQPAYAGAYTESGDPAEPRRRTPEELQLLLDRADRSIR; encoded by the coding sequence GTGACCACCATCGGAATCATCGGCAGCGGCAACATCGGCAGCGTCCTCTCCCGCCTCGCCGTGGACGCCGGCTACGACGTCGTCATCGCCAACTCCCGCGGCCCCCAGTCCCTGACCGACCTCGTGGACCGGCTCGGGCCCCGGGCGCGCGCCGGCACGGCGACGGAGGCCGCCACGGCCGGGGACCTCGTCGTCGTGACGGTCCCGCTGGGCCGCGTCGAGGACCTCCCCGCCGAACCGCTGGCCGGCAAGGTCGTCATCGACACCTGCAACTACTACCCGGAGCGGGACGGCGACATCGCCGCCCTCGACAGCCACGAGCTGACGACCTCCGAGTTCGTCCAGCGCCACTTCGCGGGGGCCCGCGTCGTGAAGGCCTTCAACAACATCTTCGCCCAGAACCTCGCCGACCTGCCCCGTCCCGCGGGGGCCCCGGACCGCACGACGCTCACCATCGCCGGCGACGACGAGGCGGCGGAGCGGACCGTCGCCGAGTTCATCGACGCCATCGGCTACGACACCTTCGACACCGGCAGCCTCGCGGAGAGCTGGCGCTTCCAGCGCGACCAGCCCGCCTACGCCGGCGCCTACACCGAGAGCGGCGACCCCGCCGAACCCCGGCGCCGCACCCCCGAGGAGCTGCAGCTCCTCCTCGACCGGGCCGACCGCTCCATCCGCTGA
- a CDS encoding GNAT family N-acetyltransferase produces MIRRAEPRDLRRLQDVERAAGTAFRGIGMAVVADDDPPSLGTLETYRARGRAWVASDDGAAGGVGDDVAVAYLLVDVVDGAAHVEQVSVDPAHAGRGWGRRLIDTAAGWAGEQGLAAVTLTTFAEVAWNAPYYARLGFTVVPDAELGPGLLAVRRHERELGLDAWPRVVMRRPVRGSARIGG; encoded by the coding sequence GTGATCCGACGGGCTGAGCCGCGCGACCTGCGCCGGTTGCAGGACGTCGAGCGGGCCGCGGGAACCGCCTTCCGCGGCATCGGCATGGCGGTCGTCGCCGACGACGACCCCCCGAGCCTGGGAACCCTGGAGACCTACCGGGCGCGGGGGCGGGCGTGGGTGGCGAGCGACGACGGGGCGGCCGGTGGGGTCGGGGACGACGTCGCGGTGGCCTACCTGCTGGTGGACGTCGTCGACGGGGCCGCCCACGTCGAGCAGGTGTCGGTGGACCCGGCCCACGCCGGCCGGGGGTGGGGCCGGCGGTTGATCGACACCGCGGCCGGCTGGGCGGGCGAGCAGGGGCTGGCGGCGGTGACGCTGACGACCTTCGCGGAGGTGGCGTGGAACGCGCCGTACTACGCCCGTCTCGGTTTCACCGTGGTCCCCGACGCCGAGCTCGGTCCGGGCCTGCTCGCGGTGCGGCGCCACGAGCGGGAACTGGGGCTGGACGCCTGGCCGCGGGTCGTCATGCGCCGCCCCGTGCGGGGATCCGCCAGGATCGGGGGGTGA
- a CDS encoding DUF2200 domain-containing protein — MTRHRIFGTSFASIYPLYVAKVQRKGRDPQDVDRVICWLTGHDPAGLQEAVASGVDLETFFAQAPALNPRAAEITGVICGHRVEEIEDPLMQRIRWMDKLVDEVARGKRMTSVLRGSADAGPPAGAGT; from the coding sequence GTGACGCGGCACCGGATCTTCGGCACGAGCTTCGCCAGCATCTACCCGCTCTACGTGGCCAAGGTCCAGCGCAAGGGCCGCGACCCGCAGGACGTGGACCGGGTCATCTGCTGGCTCACCGGCCACGACCCCGCCGGGCTGCAGGAGGCCGTCGCCTCCGGGGTCGACCTGGAGACCTTCTTCGCGCAGGCCCCGGCGCTGAACCCCCGCGCGGCGGAGATCACCGGGGTGATCTGCGGGCACCGGGTGGAGGAGATCGAGGACCCGCTGATGCAGCGGATCCGGTGGATGGACAAGCTCGTCGACGAGGTCGCCCGGGGGAAGAGGATGACGTCCGTCCTGCGCGGGAGCGCGGACGCGGGTCCGCCGGCGGGAGCAGGTACCTGA
- a CDS encoding class I SAM-dependent methyltransferase, whose amino-acid sequence MNPHDVQEAYSSLAQRYIDLLGSVEVVHPDDLRLIERHLAHLSGPVLDLGCGPGHLTGHLHGAGCEVTGIDLVPEFVAHARRAHPGVPFEVGSLTDVDRADASVAGALAWYSLIHVEPGRLDGALLGVRRLLVPGGTLVVGFFEGPVREPLEHRVTTAYRWPVDEMAGRLTSAGFVEVERSRRPQEGERRPHAVLVVRAGRPSR is encoded by the coding sequence GTGAACCCCCACGACGTCCAGGAGGCCTACTCCTCCCTCGCGCAGCGGTACATCGACCTGCTGGGATCGGTGGAGGTCGTGCACCCCGACGACCTGCGGCTGATCGAGCGGCACCTGGCGCACCTGAGCGGCCCGGTCCTGGACCTGGGCTGCGGTCCGGGGCACCTGACGGGTCACCTGCACGGCGCGGGGTGCGAGGTGACGGGCATCGACCTGGTGCCGGAGTTCGTCGCCCACGCGCGTCGGGCCCACCCGGGCGTGCCCTTCGAGGTGGGGTCGCTGACCGACGTGGACCGTGCGGACGCCTCCGTGGCCGGGGCGCTCGCGTGGTACTCCCTCATCCACGTCGAACCCGGGCGGCTGGACGGCGCCCTGCTCGGCGTCCGCCGGCTCCTGGTACCCGGTGGGACGCTGGTCGTGGGTTTCTTCGAGGGTCCGGTGCGCGAGCCGTTGGAGCACCGGGTCACGACGGCGTACCGGTGGCCGGTGGACGAGATGGCGGGCCGGCTCACCTCGGCGGGTTTCGTGGAGGTCGAACGCTCGCGGCGGCCGCAGGAGGGCGAACGACGTCCCCACGCGGTCCTCGTCGTGCGGGCCGGGCGTCCGTCGCGTTGA
- a CDS encoding TetR/AcrR family transcriptional regulator produces MGRPREFDEDGVLTAAREQFWSTGFAGTSMETIAAATGLGKGSLYGAFGGKRELFHRVFDDYCTAAVGSTAHRLDGDDEQAFERLTTYFLDHARTSAEPGHRACLLAKGAAELAEHDEVVSARSLAAFEELRRTFTAVLEACQRNGDVDPGADAPRLAGLLLTVHRGIEAVGEAGARESVLREAAQAALDGLPRPPGRAAGPARGTTRSGGGTRPGGGSRGR; encoded by the coding sequence GTGGGCAGACCGAGGGAGTTCGACGAGGACGGCGTCCTGACCGCTGCGCGCGAGCAGTTCTGGTCGACCGGTTTCGCCGGCACGAGCATGGAGACGATCGCGGCGGCCACCGGCCTGGGCAAGGGCAGCCTGTACGGGGCGTTCGGCGGCAAGCGCGAGCTCTTCCACCGGGTCTTCGACGACTACTGCACCGCGGCGGTCGGCTCCACGGCGCACCGGCTCGACGGTGACGACGAGCAGGCGTTCGAGCGGCTCACCACCTACTTCCTGGACCACGCGCGGACCAGCGCCGAACCCGGCCACCGCGCCTGCCTGCTGGCCAAGGGGGCGGCGGAACTGGCCGAGCACGACGAGGTGGTCTCGGCTCGTTCGCTGGCGGCCTTCGAGGAGCTGCGCCGGACCTTCACCGCCGTCCTGGAGGCCTGCCAGCGCAACGGCGACGTCGACCCCGGCGCTGATGCCCCGCGGCTCGCCGGCCTGCTGCTGACCGTCCACCGCGGCATCGAGGCCGTCGGTGAGGCGGGAGCCCGCGAGAGCGTCCTGCGGGAGGCCGCGCAGGCGGCCCTGGACGGCCTGCCGCGTCCGCCCGGACGGGCCGCTGGGCCGGCGCGCGGAACCACCCGCTCCGGCGGTGGGACCAGGCCCGGTGGTGGCTCCCGCGGTCGCTGA
- a CDS encoding alpha/beta hydrolase — protein MRTRRRPVPRRWVAAPLAALVLSGCSVFGGSSPDPSPVGTASAVEGEAATDPALAAFYGQDLQWADCSGGFECSRLTVPVDYARPAGETLSLALVRLRTSATGDDRLGSLVLNPGGPGASGVEYARAAEGVTSQTVRDHFDVVGFDPRGVGASAPLRCLPDAAVDEFLATDPTPDDAGEVQALDERVTALGEGCAAAGALAAHVDTRSVARDVDVLRAALGDDKLNYLGKSYGTYLGAWYAELFPQRVGRFVLDGVLDPALSSEEVNAGQAAGFEVALRSYVQGCLGDDDCPLTGGVDDGVAQVRAFLASLDARPLPTSTGRDLVQGLGYLGLAYPLYAQALWPQLSEALTSAFAGDGTAMLALADAYAHRGADGTYLDNSSTVIYAVNCLDRDDAETLPQVQDTVARFEAASPTFGPFLAWGSLACTNWPVPPVGEVRAVRAEGAGPILVVGTTRDPATPYPWAENLARELSSGRLLTYDGDGHTAYGTGSGCVDTAVDTYLVAGVEPDEGTTC, from the coding sequence ATGCGCACCCGTCGACGACCCGTCCCGCGGCGGTGGGTCGCGGCGCCGCTGGCCGCGCTGGTGCTCTCCGGCTGCTCGGTGTTCGGCGGCTCCAGCCCCGACCCCTCCCCGGTCGGCACCGCCTCCGCCGTCGAGGGCGAGGCCGCGACCGACCCGGCGCTCGCCGCGTTCTACGGCCAGGACCTGCAGTGGGCGGACTGCTCCGGCGGCTTCGAGTGCTCCCGGCTGACCGTCCCCGTCGACTACGCCCGCCCGGCGGGGGAGACGCTCTCGCTGGCCCTGGTGCGGCTGCGGACCTCCGCGACCGGCGACGACCGGCTGGGCTCCCTCGTCCTCAACCCCGGCGGGCCGGGCGCCTCGGGCGTCGAGTACGCCCGGGCGGCCGAGGGCGTCACCTCGCAGACGGTCCGCGACCACTTCGACGTCGTCGGCTTCGACCCCCGGGGCGTGGGCGCCTCCGCGCCCCTGCGGTGCCTGCCCGACGCCGCGGTCGACGAGTTCCTCGCCACCGACCCCACCCCCGACGACGCCGGTGAGGTGCAGGCGCTGGACGAGCGCGTGACCGCCCTCGGCGAGGGGTGCGCGGCCGCGGGCGCGCTCGCGGCCCACGTCGACACCCGCTCCGTCGCGCGGGACGTGGACGTGCTGCGGGCCGCCCTCGGCGACGACAAGCTGAACTACCTCGGGAAGTCCTACGGCACCTACCTCGGCGCCTGGTACGCGGAGCTGTTCCCGCAGCGGGTGGGGCGGTTCGTCCTCGACGGCGTCCTCGACCCCGCGCTGAGCAGCGAGGAGGTCAACGCGGGCCAGGCCGCCGGGTTCGAGGTCGCGTTGCGCTCCTACGTCCAGGGCTGCCTGGGCGACGACGACTGCCCGCTCACCGGCGGCGTCGACGACGGCGTCGCGCAGGTGCGGGCCTTCCTGGCCTCCCTGGACGCGCGGCCGCTGCCGACGAGCACCGGCCGCGACCTCGTGCAGGGCCTCGGCTACCTCGGCCTGGCCTACCCGCTCTACGCGCAGGCGCTGTGGCCGCAGCTGAGCGAGGCCCTCACCAGCGCCTTCGCCGGCGACGGCACGGCGATGCTCGCCCTCGCCGACGCCTACGCCCACCGCGGCGCGGACGGCACCTACCTCGACAACTCCAGCACCGTCATCTACGCCGTGAACTGCCTGGACCGCGACGACGCGGAGACCCTGCCGCAGGTCCAGGACACCGTCGCGCGGTTCGAGGCGGCGTCGCCGACGTTCGGGCCGTTCCTGGCCTGGGGTTCGCTGGCCTGCACGAACTGGCCGGTCCCCCCCGTCGGGGAGGTGCGGGCGGTGCGCGCCGAGGGCGCCGGGCCGATCCTCGTCGTCGGCACGACCCGCGACCCCGCGACGCCCTACCCGTGGGCGGAGAACCTCGCGCGGGAACTCTCCTCGGGGCGGTTGCTGACCTACGACGGCGACGGGCACACCGCCTACGGCACGGGGTCCGGGTGCGTGGACACCGCCGTCGACACGTACCTGGTGGCCGGGGTGGAACCGGACGAGGGCACGACCTGCTAG
- a CDS encoding DNA polymerase III subunit delta', with translation MSVWDDVVGQGPAVEVLTRAARAARRGTVGMTHAWLLTGPPGSGRSTAARAFAAALACEDPVEIGCGACPGCRTALAGSHADVTVFTTEHMQIRREDVEPLIATAQRRPSVARWRVVVVEDADRLNPTSGNVLLKTIEEPPPQTVWLLCAPAVDDVLPTIRSRARHVPLRVPPADAVAELLVRRDGIDPVMAAFAARAAQSHVGLARRLARDEGARIRRREVLRLPQRLRGVGEAVVAAGELVEVAAEEAGASTTERDARERAELLRALGADGVATVPPAVRGQVRQLEEDQKRRARRHQTDVLDRSLVDLLGLLRDVLVVQLGAPVELVNSDMTGDVRAMAASSTPEDVLRRADAVQLARQRLAQNVAPLLAIEALALTLRAPHRSPGDVP, from the coding sequence GTGAGCGTCTGGGACGACGTCGTCGGGCAGGGCCCCGCCGTCGAGGTCCTCACCCGCGCCGCCCGCGCGGCCCGGCGCGGGACGGTGGGGATGACCCACGCCTGGCTGCTGACCGGCCCGCCCGGGTCGGGGCGCTCCACCGCCGCGCGCGCCTTCGCCGCCGCCCTGGCCTGCGAGGACCCCGTCGAGATCGGCTGCGGGGCCTGCCCCGGCTGCCGGACCGCGCTCGCCGGCTCGCACGCCGACGTCACGGTCTTCACCACCGAGCACATGCAGATCCGCCGCGAGGACGTCGAGCCGCTCATCGCCACCGCGCAGCGCCGCCCCTCCGTCGCCCGGTGGCGGGTCGTCGTCGTCGAGGACGCGGACCGGCTCAACCCGACCTCCGGCAACGTCCTGCTCAAGACCATCGAGGAGCCGCCCCCGCAGACGGTCTGGCTGCTGTGCGCGCCCGCCGTCGACGACGTCCTGCCCACCATCCGCTCCCGCGCCCGCCACGTCCCGCTGCGCGTCCCGCCCGCCGACGCCGTCGCCGAGCTGCTGGTGCGCCGCGACGGGATCGACCCGGTGATGGCCGCCTTCGCCGCCCGCGCCGCGCAGAGCCACGTCGGCCTCGCCCGCCGCCTCGCCCGCGACGAGGGGGCCCGCATCCGCCGCCGCGAGGTGCTGCGGCTGCCGCAGCGGCTGCGCGGGGTCGGGGAGGCGGTCGTCGCGGCGGGCGAGCTCGTCGAGGTCGCCGCCGAGGAGGCCGGGGCCTCCACCACCGAGCGCGACGCCCGCGAGCGGGCCGAGCTGCTGCGGGCGTTGGGCGCCGACGGCGTCGCGACCGTCCCGCCGGCGGTGCGGGGGCAGGTCCGCCAGCTGGAGGAGGACCAGAAGCGCCGCGCCCGCCGCCACCAGACCGACGTCCTGGACCGCTCCCTCGTCGACCTGCTGGGCCTGCTGCGCGACGTCCTCGTCGTGCAGCTCGGGGCGCCGGTGGAGCTGGTGAACTCCGACATGACCGGCGACGTGCGGGCCATGGCCGCCTCCTCGACGCCCGAGGACGTCCTGCGCCGGGCCGACGCGGTGCAGCTGGCCCGGCAGCGGCTGGCGCAGAACGTCGCGCCGCTGCTGGCCATCGAGGCGCTGGCCCTCACCCTGCGCGCGCCCCACCGGTCACCGGGCGACGTCCCGTAG
- the tmk gene encoding dTMP kinase — MTEPAATPHAAAPDHDVRALLRNHPDFRRMWLSLTLSSFGDWLGMLAKLGTAAGLTVGDATQTSVAVSTVFILQLAPAALLGPLAGALADRLDRRLTMVVGDVLRFGLFLSIPIVASLTWLFVATLLIELVTLFWGPAKDATVPNLVPEERLEAANRISLVATYGSAPVAGLAFILLTLLTGVLDNALPFLAGHQSDLAMYVNAATFLVAALVIARLDIPPRTPRPRRGGLAPTLGRDIVEGWRFVGGSPLLRGLVLGMLVAFGAGGVVLGLGRAFVTGLGAGDPGYGVVVMAVFAGVALGVWQGPRWLSGLSRRRTFGLALSAAGVALVLVALVGDIVVAALFVVALGLFTGLAYVSAYTLLGLEVDDDVRGRTFSFVGSSTRVVIIAVMLVAPWVARFLGERTLAPSPHWSVTYSGAALAMALAGVVTGVAGVLALRQMDDRRGTPLWADLVRALRRHGPAEVAPVRAPRPAGGCFVALEGGDGSGKTTQATLLAEWLRERGHEVVVTREPGGTATGRELREVLLNHRGEEQPLSPRAEALLFAADRAQHVAEVVRPGLDRGAVVLTDRYVDSSLAYQGAGRDLPAAEVETLSTWATQGLLPDLTVVLDVDPATAARRRAGRAADDRMEAESQAFHARVREQFLLLAARDPARYLVLDASTSPEVVQQRLREHLAPRLPSPVPAGAGAR, encoded by the coding sequence GTGACCGAACCCGCAGCAACGCCCCACGCCGCGGCCCCGGACCACGACGTGCGGGCGCTGCTGCGGAACCACCCCGACTTCCGCCGCATGTGGCTCTCGCTCACCCTCTCCAGCTTCGGGGACTGGCTGGGCATGCTCGCCAAGCTGGGCACGGCCGCGGGGCTCACCGTGGGGGACGCGACGCAGACCAGCGTGGCCGTCTCCACCGTCTTCATCCTCCAGCTCGCCCCCGCGGCGCTGCTCGGGCCGCTGGCCGGGGCCCTCGCCGACCGCCTCGACCGCCGCCTGACGATGGTCGTGGGGGACGTGCTGCGGTTCGGGCTCTTCCTCTCCATCCCGATCGTCGCCAGCCTCACCTGGCTGTTCGTCGCGACGCTGCTCATCGAGCTGGTGACGCTGTTCTGGGGCCCGGCCAAGGACGCCACCGTGCCCAACCTGGTGCCGGAGGAGCGGCTGGAGGCCGCCAACCGGATCAGCCTCGTCGCCACCTACGGCTCGGCCCCCGTCGCCGGGCTCGCCTTCATCCTGCTGACCCTGCTGACCGGGGTCCTCGACAACGCCCTGCCCTTCCTCGCCGGTCACCAGTCCGACCTCGCGATGTACGTCAACGCCGCCACCTTCCTCGTCGCCGCGCTCGTCATCGCCCGCCTGGACATCCCCCCGCGCACCCCGCGCCCGCGCCGGGGCGGGCTGGCCCCCACCCTGGGGCGCGACATCGTCGAGGGCTGGCGCTTCGTCGGGGGCTCCCCGCTGCTGCGGGGCCTGGTGCTCGGCATGCTCGTCGCCTTCGGCGCCGGCGGGGTCGTCCTCGGGCTCGGGCGGGCCTTCGTCACCGGCCTCGGGGCCGGTGACCCCGGCTACGGCGTCGTCGTCATGGCCGTCTTCGCCGGGGTCGCCCTCGGGGTGTGGCAGGGCCCGCGGTGGCTGTCGGGGCTGAGCCGGCGCCGGACCTTCGGGTTGGCCCTGTCGGCGGCCGGGGTGGCCCTCGTCCTCGTCGCCCTCGTCGGCGACATCGTCGTCGCCGCGCTGTTCGTCGTCGCGCTGGGGCTCTTCACCGGCCTCGCCTACGTCTCCGCCTACACGCTGCTGGGCCTGGAGGTCGACGACGACGTGCGCGGGCGGACGTTCTCCTTCGTCGGCTCCAGCACCCGCGTCGTCATCATCGCCGTCATGCTCGTCGCCCCCTGGGTGGCGCGGTTCCTCGGGGAGCGGACCCTGGCCCCCAGCCCGCACTGGTCGGTCACCTACTCCGGGGCGGCGCTGGCCATGGCGCTCGCGGGCGTGGTCACCGGGGTCGCGGGGGTGCTGGCCCTGCGCCAGATGGACGACCGGCGCGGCACCCCCCTGTGGGCCGACCTGGTCCGGGCCCTGCGCCGGCACGGCCCCGCCGAGGTGGCGCCGGTGCGCGCCCCCCGCCCGGCGGGGGGCTGCTTCGTCGCCCTCGAGGGCGGCGACGGCTCGGGCAAGACGACCCAGGCGACGCTGCTGGCCGAGTGGCTGCGCGAGCGCGGGCACGAGGTCGTCGTCACCCGCGAACCGGGCGGGACCGCCACCGGCCGCGAGCTGCGCGAGGTGCTGCTGAACCACCGCGGCGAGGAGCAGCCGCTGAGCCCGCGCGCCGAGGCGCTGCTGTTCGCCGCCGACCGCGCCCAGCACGTCGCGGAGGTCGTGCGCCCGGGCCTGGACCGGGGCGCGGTCGTCCTCACCGACCGCTACGTCGACTCCTCCCTGGCCTACCAGGGCGCCGGCCGCGACCTGCCCGCCGCGGAGGTCGAGACGCTGTCGACGTGGGCCACGCAGGGGCTGCTGCCGGACCTCACCGTCGTCCTCGACGTCGACCCCGCCACCGCCGCCCGCCGCCGCGCCGGGCGCGCCGCCGACGACCGGATGGAGGCGGAGTCGCAGGCCTTCCACGCCCGGGTCCGCGAGCAGTTCCTGCTGCTCGCCGCCCGCGACCCCGCCCGCTACCTCGTCCTCGACGCCTCCACCTCCCCCGAGGTCGTGCAGCAGAGGCTGCGCGAGCACCTCGCGCCCCGGCTGCCCTCGCCCGTCCCGGCCGGGGCCGGTGCCCGGTGA
- a CDS encoding acyltransferase family protein has product MPLPAIPARPPRLATLQAVRALAASMVVVVHLAGPTAFEHKVFDRSLLQPLWYPAMTGVDVFFVVSGFVMAVTAGGALLEGAPTTSLGRFAWRRASRVYPVYWVVTLAVLAAVVVVPGLREGGLAGTDLLASFLLLPQSGEPLLLVGWTLVHEMGFYAVFTLALVAARAGRWAARAVLVGWGAFVLVGHLALPDASSPWWRVATNPVNLEFLLGIAAGLLVLRHRGHGGALLTAGLALLVPAWIDLSVHGPLLRDATAGALVVGTGAALAVAGLARLERDGRLRVPALLARLGDASYALYLVHVPLVTLLAVVVSAVLPTPGGAAGVVLQLAVVLLVLAGCQVAGLVAHRVVEQPLLRGARALERRATRPRPGPVADPAQPVAERAELSGTASTLAT; this is encoded by the coding sequence GTGCCCCTCCCCGCGATCCCCGCCCGCCCTCCCCGGCTGGCGACGCTGCAGGCCGTCCGCGCCCTGGCCGCGTCGATGGTCGTCGTCGTCCACCTCGCCGGCCCGACGGCCTTCGAGCACAAGGTCTTCGACCGTTCGCTGCTCCAGCCGCTGTGGTACCCCGCCATGACGGGCGTCGACGTCTTCTTCGTCGTCAGCGGGTTCGTCATGGCCGTCACCGCCGGCGGGGCGCTGCTGGAGGGGGCGCCCACCACCTCGCTGGGCCGGTTCGCCTGGCGCCGGGCCAGCCGCGTCTACCCGGTCTACTGGGTCGTGACGCTGGCCGTCCTGGCCGCCGTCGTCGTCGTCCCCGGGCTGCGCGAGGGCGGCCTGGCGGGCACCGACCTGCTCGCCTCCTTCCTCCTGCTGCCCCAGAGCGGGGAACCGCTGCTGCTGGTCGGCTGGACGCTGGTCCACGAGATGGGCTTCTACGCCGTCTTCACCCTCGCCCTGGTCGCCGCCCGCGCCGGGCGGTGGGCCGCCCGCGCCGTGCTGGTGGGCTGGGGGGCGTTCGTCCTCGTCGGCCACCTCGCCCTCCCCGACGCGAGCTCCCCGTGGTGGCGGGTCGCGACCAACCCCGTCAACCTCGAGTTCCTGCTCGGCATCGCCGCCGGCCTCCTCGTCCTGCGCCACCGCGGCCACGGCGGGGCGCTGCTCACCGCCGGGCTGGCGCTGCTGGTGCCCGCCTGGATCGACCTGTCGGTGCACGGGCCGCTGCTGCGCGACGCCACCGCCGGTGCGCTCGTCGTCGGCACCGGTGCCGCCCTCGCGGTCGCCGGCCTGGCCCGGCTGGAGCGCGACGGCCGCCTGCGGGTGCCCGCGCTGCTCGCCCGCCTCGGCGACGCCTCCTACGCCCTGTACCTCGTCCACGTGCCCCTCGTCACGCTGCTCGCCGTCGTCGTCAGCGCGGTGCTGCCCACCCCGGGCGGGGCCGCCGGGGTGGTGCTCCAGCTCGCCGTCGTCCTCCTCGTCCTCGCCGGCTGCCAGGTCGCGGGGCTCGTCGCCCACCGCGTCGTCGAGCAGCCGCTGCTGCGCGGGGCCCGCGCCCTGGAGCGGCGCGCCACCCGCCCCCGCCCGGGCCCGGTCGCGGACCCCGCGCAGCCCGTGGCCGAGCGCGCGGAGCTGTCGGGCACGGCCTCTACCCTGGCGACGTGA